ATCTGATGTTTGATACTCGCCTGAAACTAAAACAATCATTACAGTAGATGAACAGATTATAAATGTATCTAAAATAACGCCTAAAGCTTGAATAAATCCTTGTTTTGCGGGATGAGTAACGTCTGCAGCTGCAGCTGCATTCGGAGCAGAACCCATACCGGCTTCGTTAGAAAATAATCCACGACGGATACCATGAAGTACAGCAGCACCCATTACACCACTAAAAAGTTGTTTAAATGAAAACAAACCTTCTGAAAAGATTGCACTAAAAACATTTGGTAATACTTCATAATTTGCAATCATCATCCACACTGATAATAAGATATAAGCACCGGCTTTAATAGGCACTAAAATTGTAGAAAATTTCGCTACTGAATGAACGCCACCGAATATAATTAGAGCAGTAATAATGGTAAGTATAACACCGGTTAAGGTATTGTTTATTCCAAATTCATTTTCAACCGAAGCAGCAATGGTATTAGCTTGCACAGCATTAAAAATAAGGCCAAAGGATAGAGTAATTAATATGCTAAATGCAATACCAAGTTTTCTATTTCCTAAACCTTTCTCCATATAGTAAGCAGGTCCACCTCGCCAAGCATCTCCATCTTTAACCTTATAAACCTGGGCTAATGTACTTTCTACAAAAGCTGAAGCAGATCCAATTAATGCTATAATCCACATCCAAAATACTGCACCAGGTCCTCCTAGTGCTACTGCTGTAGCAACACCGGCAATATTACCTGTACCAATACGAGCAGCCATTCCAATCATAAATGCTTGTAATGAAGAAACACTTTTTTTATCTTTATCTTTGTTTTTACGTCCATCCCACAATAAACGAATCATTTCAGGAAAGAACCTTATTTGTAAAAAACCAAAATTAATAGATAAAAATAGTCCAATTGCAACTAAGATTATAACAATTAATTTAGCCCATAAATAATCATTAATAAGTGTAACGATTTCTGTCATGGTTTTGTCTCCTTGTTGTAAAAATTTTTCGACTATAAAGGTTATAAGTTAATTTCTATTATTTTTAAACTAGAAAAAATTTGGTGGTTATAAAAAAGGAAGATCAACAATTTAAAGAATCCTTTTATTCTTAATATCTCGTAAGTTAGCTTTGTTAGAAGTGTTGTTTTTTAAATCTTTACCAAACCGATGTCCTCCCGTTCCGGTTCCTTATAACGAAGGGGTTATATTAGATATTGCAGTCTGCATAGCTTCAATAGAAGTTGATACGTCAGTGTAACTTGAAAAGATGAGAATGCTCCTAAGTCATTAATACTGATAAAATAAGAGCAACTTTTTTTCTATATTTAGTTTAGAAATCTCTCCAATGAAGTGTGATTAACAAAAATACAAACTGTTATTAAGCGCTTTCATTTTTGCTATCAAGATCTTATCTTTAATTTATATTATGAACTATGTAATCCGACAGGAAGTGACATAAAATTATAACTTTTCCGAATTAATAATTAAATATAAAATTAGGGTATATAAATAATCTGATAAGAAAGTAGACCCTATATTACCTACGGAGTTGCGTTAATTCAACAAGCAAGTCAAAAAGCCGGTTTTTACACTGGCTTTTTTCTTTAATAAATGAGAAACACTATTGTTTGCAATGCCATTTGATTAAAAATCAACTATGAAATTTAACAGAGTTTCTTTATAAAATAATTAGTATTCACACTCTAAGTAGAAAATAAATAACATTTCAATAGTTTATAAAAAAGTATTTTATACATCTATTTGA
The window above is part of the Priestia megaterium genome. Proteins encoded here:
- a CDS encoding alanine/glycine:cation symporter family protein — encoded protein: MTEIVTLINDYLWAKLIVIILVAIGLFLSINFGFLQIRFFPEMIRLLWDGRKNKDKDKKSVSSLQAFMIGMAARIGTGNIAGVATAVALGGPGAVFWMWIIALIGSASAFVESTLAQVYKVKDGDAWRGGPAYYMEKGLGNRKLGIAFSILITLSFGLIFNAVQANTIAASVENEFGINNTLTGVILTIITALIIFGGVHSVAKFSTILVPIKAGAYILLSVWMMIANYEVLPNVFSAIFSEGLFSFKQLFSGVMGAAVLHGIRRGLFSNEAGMGSAPNAAAAADVTHPAKQGFIQALGVILDTFIICSSTVMIVLVSGEYQTSDLTGIPLTQESLRTGIGGFAATFVSISVFLFALSTIMGNYYYGESNISFMKHSKKTVLLYRVAVILMVLFGALYSAELVWSLADIFMGLMVLINLYAITRLSKVAKAVLKDYIAQKKQGKDPVFHADSISHLPGRETLEAWNEEEKSQKQIVS